TCtcccccccagctttattgagatataactggcatataacattgtgtgagtttCAAGTGTATAACATAatgttttaaggtttttttttttttttttttttggtgaggaagattggcccttagcgaACATCtcttgccgatcttcctctttttttttttctccgcaaagccccactacatagttgtatatcctatttgtatgtctttctagttcttctatgtaggatactgccacagcatggtttaatgagcagcgtgtaggtccgtgcccaggatccgaaccagcaaaccccaggccgccgaactggagcaggagaacttaaccactatgtcatcaGGCGCACCCCCTAACGTAATGActtgatatatgcatatattgcaaaatgattcccacaataaggttagttaacacctccatcccctcacgttgttaccttttgtgtgtgtgcgtggtgagaactttgaagatctactctcttagcaactttcaaatacagaggacagtattaactatagtcaccatgctggacATCATGTCcccagagcttattcatcttgtaaccgGAAGTTGGTATCTTTTGATCAACATCCgaccccagctcctggcaactaccaatctgttctctgtttctatgagtttggtttttttttttaaagatttatacgTGGAATCGAAAAAgcgctgtacaccttaaacttacacaatttcatatgtcaattatacctcaataaagctgagaaaaaaagtCCTCAGTTAATCCTCCCCATGGCCCTGTGAGGTAGTCATTAAGAatgctcccatttcacagatggagacactgaggttcagaggtGCTTagccacttgctcaaggtcacacagctggtaagtggctgTGCTGGGACTCAATCCCAGGAAGGGGGCTGCAGCCGCCTCAAGCATAACCACCGCAGCATCCTTAAACCTCCTCAAGCATCTGCTTTTGTTGCTTGGGTGTgctgggcaggagagggaggcaggtatggcaggaaggggcaggggaggcAGCTCATCCTGGGTGGACAGGGCCCCAAGAGTCGggctgggtggtggtggggggtccACAGAACTGGTCCTGTTTCCCCTTATTTTGCCCTCCGCATGTCCCCCCTGGCCTGTGTCCCCCTCACCCCGTGGTATGGATCCGGGGGGAGCCTTGGTTAGAAGTAAGGACTACGTCATCGGACGAATCGGGGTCTGAAGTCTCCCTTTTGAAAATGAGGCAGCCTCGCCCGGCATCAGTCCTCCCATCTGTAACAGCGCACATGGCTCTTTCCGGAATTCTGGGAGGTGGTGCTCGGGGAGCACTGGCAAGGTGGCTGAGGCTGCCGGGAAGCTGTGGCCAGACGCTGCCCCGCCTCCAGTCCCTACACCATCCCTTTTTATTGACAGTTCCTCAGTTGGGGGGAGATGCAGGTTACCTCATAACCCCTCCCCCTCATTTCTTGATTGCTCCAGGTGAGTGGGGACATGGGGACCTTTTCTTTCGTAAACTTCTGCattctttgaattccttttaaaatGGGGACATTTTAGTTCTGTCATTACTTTAAAGGCAAAGAGCGGTATGAATATTCTCAAAAGAAggtcacctttttctttttttataaagaaaagcgGAGACAGTGGCTGTGACCATCTACAGACCCCGCCCCCCCAACACCGCCCCCTCTGCCACACACTTCTTGGGGCTGAAATGTGCAGGTCCTAGAGCCAGACCACCCGGATTTAGATCCCAGCTCCTATAccaactggctgtgtgactccaGGCAAGTCAcctagcctctctgggcctcagtctctccTTTTGTAAAGTGGAGACGGTAATCATATCTACCTGACTGGGTGGTGgcgattaaatgagatcatatgtgTAAATCGCTCAACACAGGGTTAAGTGTTCAACAATAGAGCAGACACGATCATGTCAGAACCGGCCAGGGAGCCCTGAAGGGGAAGATTGTAAGGAGGCAAGAGGCTCAAGGAGCCAGGGGAACATGGAAAGACGGGAGTGGGGCTCTGCAAAGGAGAATCTCAGAGAGTTAACGCTGGAAATCGCCGTCATTTTTACTACCCAACCTCAAGACTCTAGACGCTCCTTGCCCCAAGGCACAGTGTGGTCCCACTGGGTCCTGCTAGAGCCACTTCCTGTCCTCTCCCAGCCTTCGCTGCTGGCAGCTGCTCAGAATCCCCTTCTGCAAGGGTCCATCCCTCCGCCCCCCCCAACACACCCCTGACCCCCCAGGTCGGAAATGTTTACCTAAACCAGGCTGGGCTTTCCAGCTGTTGGTAAAGAAATCTAGCAGTGTTCTAACCGACAGGAAGCAAGCGTCAAtgcttcctttctgatttggcaGGGGCACCTGTCATCGCAACATTGTCACCACGGCAACAAGTTATCATCTAGCGAGCAACCAATCAGAAGCGCAGGTTGCCTCTGCAGGTTAGTTTCACAGGAAGTGGCGACACTTGCCAGTCTCCCAAAGGATACAAGCCCCCTTTGTTCAAAATAACCCTTCAAGGACGGCATGTATATTAACAGAGAGGAGAACAAGCTGGTTACAGTTATGAATATTCACAAGGTTTGTAAAGCACAGGAAAACCAGTTGTGCCCGGCAGAAAAGTGCCCTCTTTGTGTGGCTTCGGGACACTGATTACTTTCAGATCTTTGGGAACCCCCTTTTTTTTCCAACTGTAATTTAAATTATAGACATTTGGCGGTGGTTACACaactgtatgcatttgtcaaaacgcGCAGAACTCACTTAAAAAGGGTGggttttactgtatgtaaattacacttgattaaaaagaaatacttgggaAAAACCAAACATTCACGCAGCAAGCAGGTATATACACTTGTCTAAATGCACCCAACGGAACACAGGATGGATGCATTTTATGGTATggaaattatacctcaataaagtcgatttaaaaaattttaagtacatGATTGTCCTGTTGTACTTATGGAAGTTTACTAGATAGCATTAGATGCAAAATTGAGGCCACTGGAGCTCAGTTTTACTGGTAGAAATCAGGAGGAatcaacagttttttttttttttagggagaaTTATGGCACTACAGCTCTTTCCTGCTACTGAACTAAAGGTTTTCAAACTGAGGCCCCGGGGAACCCTAGGGGTTCCACACATGCCCTCTGCTTTTCACCCGACCTATAGTCAGGGGTGCCCACTTCCTCTGCACCCCTCAAAAGGTTTTATCTGAAAAGTCCTGAGACTGGAGTGGAAAGTCTGAGCTCTCAAAAAATGATTTTTGCCACCTGCCAAGCTACCTTGTGCCCAAGCTGTGTCTGGGGGTCTTCAAGAAAGGGAACCCATGGAATTCATTTATCCCAACCAGGCTATCTGCCTTCCCACCCCACGagttttctttcagttcctcaaaacTGGTGCACTCTGTCCTACCCCAGGACCTTGGGACATGCAGTGTCCCTCCATCCAGAATGCCTTCTCTGGCTTGTCCTCCTGGGTTACTCTTGTTCCAACTTCCGCTCAGCCATCCCTTCCTCCACAAAACCCTTCCTGGATTCCTCCAGTGGGGGCCCCTTTCTCATCAGTGTCTCCCACTCTCCAGGAAAACCCCATCCTCATTTCCAACAGCACTGATTAGCTGCATTTGGTTGTTTTGGTCCTTGTTAATAAGTGGATTTGTGTGGTCCGTTCCCTTTTGCTTGCCATTATGTTGGTGAGAATCATCCAGATTGTTGCATGGAGCAGTAACTGGTACATCGCTATTGATCAGGGGTgggcaaaattttttttctggaaaaggccaGACAGCAAACACGCTCAGCTTTACGGGCCAtctggtctctgtcacaaccactCACCTCTGCCAAGGACACGCAGAAGCAGCCCCAGCCACTGTATGAAAAAGTGGGTGTGCCCGTGTTCcgagaaaactttatttatggaccctggaatttgaatttcatatcctTTTCATATGCCACTGAATATTACAGTTTTTTCCAATGATTCCAAAGAGTAAAAACTGGTGGTTCCTTAGAGTCAGACATAGAATCATCATTTGATCCAGCAAGTCCACgcttgggtatatactcaaaagaatcgAAAGCAGGGTCCCAAAGAGAGAtgtgcacacccatgttcacaatAACCGAAAGGGGGAAACAACTCGATTGTCCATCaccggatgaatggataaacaaaatgtggtccatccgtACGATGAgttattattcatccttaaaagaGGAAGGaggttctgacacatgctatgacccggatgaaccttgaggacaccgTGCTCAGTGAAATAAAGCGTAAATGTTGTATGATTTTACAGCTTTGAGGTATGaatagccaaactcatagaaacagaaagtggaatggtgggtgccaggggctggagaggggggaatggggagtcaGGGTTTACCGGGGACAGAGTCTCCATTTAAGATGATAAgcaagttctggagatgggtgcTGGGGATGGTGGCACCGCCATGTGAGTGTACTTGATGCCACTGACTGGCCGcttcaaaatggtaaattttacattctatgtattttaccacaattgtAAAAATCCGTTTGTACTGGAAACAAAAATCCAAAGTGTAAAAGCCATTCTAAGCTCGTGGCTCATCCAAATATAGATGGTGGGCTGGATGTGGCCCACGGGCTATGGTTTGCCACCTTCTGTTGTAGATTGTTTCTTGAAGGAATAAACCCCGATTTTATTGATCCATTTTATTGCTGACGGGCATCTGGGTATGAACTGGGGTGCAATTCTCACCCAGGGACATTATTTTGGTTATGTTTGCATCCTCCACCCCTACAGGCAAATCATCCCCCAGGTACCACCTCCTGGTCCAGTCCCAGCCTCGATGTGGGAGAGCACGGCTCTTGAAAGGAGAGACTGTAGCAGAGAGGGGGGCAGGCTCCCTACCCGTGGGCCTCTGAAGTCTGCCCCACGGGCTTCCGCTTGGCCCCAGGTGTTGGCCACGGACTTATTAGCCAAGACAGGAAGCCTCACGTCCAGAGGCCTTAAAGAGGGAGATGTGGCAAGGGCGGGAAGTTCATGCCCAAGGTTTGGCCTGCTGAGTCCACCAAGAGGGTAAGTGACAGCTGCTCCTGGCCCTGCCTCGACCCCAGCCAGGGGACCCGGGGCAGAGCTGGGCGTCCAGCCCCGTCCTCCACAGGGACCCAGGACTCCAGATCCCACTTGCTCTGTGGCCCTGACCCGCCCCAGGATGGGAAGGGGCTGAGCCAGCTGTGGGTTCCCTCTCACAGCCCCTGCAGGATGAAGGCCCTCTccgtcctcctcctccccgccctgGGACTGCTGGTATGCGGTGAGACGCTGTGTCCCGTGGATGAAGCCATCAATGCGAAGATCGGGACTGGTATCACCTCGCTAAGTAAGGACCTTCACATTCAACCTGAGCACTCTTGACCTGGAGTGAAGAgcatcaggccagccccaaccccaaccccagccGCAACCAAACCTCAAGTTCCAGCCTAACCCTAAGCAAACCTCAGCCTCAAACCCAACCTAACCCCAACCCAGCCCCACCTTTGAGCACAGCCCCAAACCCTCCTTCCTCTAAAACACTCAAGTCAAGACAGAATCCTGCGAGGTAGTGAGCAACCCACCACCTGGGCATTCCCCAGGGGAGTTTTCCTGACCCCATGCCTCCCTCCAACCCGCCAGGGCCTGGGCACCATGAGAATGGGGGAGGGACAGCTTGGTCTCACAgtgcacccctccctccctcccggctCCAGTTCTTGGGGTAATAAGGCAAGTGAACCTGGACTGCAGGAGCATCAGTAACCGCGGGGACCTGGCCACCTGCCCCAGAGGTGAGTACAGAAGTCCACTGTCCAGGCTCTCACCTCTGTCCCCAAtaccctggaaccacctccccCCATGTCCAGCCTCTGTTTCTCTAGGATCCTGGACTCCAAGCCTGTGCTCCCCTAGACTCCTGGGCCGAACCCCcagcctgctccctcctccccatctctgggACCCCATATCCCCAGGACACTGATGTCCAAGCCCCCAGTCCTCCGCAGCCCACACATCCGGCTCCCATTCTCTGGCATGGGAGCCTCCAGCCCCGTGGACCCCTACCCCTGCCCCGGGCCCAAGGGGATCAAGCTCCCACCCCCGACCCCCGCAGGCTTCGCAGTCACTGGCTGCACGTGTGGCTCCGCCTGCGGTTCGTGGGACGTGCGCGCCGAGACCACCTGCCACTGCCAGTGCGCGGGCATAGACTGGACCGGAGCGCGCTGCTGCCGCATGCAGATCGCCGCCTGAGGTCGCGCGTGCGCGGCGCGGGCCAGAGGGGTGGGGCCAGGcctcgggggcggggccaggcttctgggggcggggccaggcaccggcgggggggggggggcggggctggaAGTAAACCCTGAGAATATGATGGAAAAGATGTGGGCGCTGTGCTGTGTCTTTTGTGGGGTGTTGGGGGCTGAGCTGGCGTCTCCGAAAAGAGCGGGGCGCACAGACAGcggagggaggcggggaggggggggtgacCGCGACTTTCTTCTGCGccatcccctctcctcccatGTCCCTTACCTCCACCTCTGAGAATGGGGCTTCAACTTCCTCTAATGCTACCCACACCCGAGATCCCGGCCTCCTTCAGGAAGGGACGTGAAGGTTACCTTTGAGCCGCCTTGATGGTCACCCTCGGGTCTCGGGCCTCCCGGGAAGTTGCTGGGTCGTTCTCCCCCACTTCCCACAAGGAGGCTTTATCCGGGGTCTGGCTCTGGACGGCACAGGGACCCCCTTCCCGCACCCCACATACGCTCCAGGGCCCCAAGcctccagcagccccagggccAAGGTGCATCCCTGAATCATCTCTCAGCCCAGAGCCCTGAGCCCCCACGCCTCCCTACCCACTCGTGTCAAGGGACCCGCAAGCCGCAGGCAAAGCTGGGTTGTGGACAAGAAAGAATCTTCACAGGGGCCTACCTGAGGCCACGCGCCACAAGTTCACGTCTTCACACGTGCGGGAGCGGTTTCGCGTAGTTACAAGCTGCGGCACCCAGGGGCACGTGCGCCCTCGTGAACGCTCAGATATGGAAACTCAGGGCAGGGGACTTTGGTTGTTGGCGCGTGCCTGGTGCTTAGAAGACCACATAGTGAGAGGTCAGgaaatgtctgttgaataaaTAGCCACATACACACGTGGATACGCCACCTAGGTGCACACGCTACACGTACACATAGAGTTACACATGGCCATGTGCACACACAGTACACAACCCGGTTACATGGTCACGCAGAGACACTATgcccacagacacacacctgGACACAGGAAGGCACCCCgaagcacacacacatgcccttTGTGGGGGAGGGGGTCGGGGACACAGGGACACATAGATGCCCCAGAGAGACTCTCATGCTTCCAACATCAAGTCCCCATCTCAGCCTGGATGACACTGGTTCCAGTCTGGACTTTGCCCTTGAAGGCAAACCCCTAGCATCCCCCAACTCAGCTCCCTGGGGGCACAAATCAGGTGATTTAAGGTTTAGTTTCTCCCTGGGAATCCTAACCCGGGAGACTTAATATCCAGCCCTtgtgagggctaatcttcctcaagcaaaaaaaaaaaaaaaaaagagagaggaagatcggcaacagagttagctcagggcgaatcttcttcagcaaaaaaaaacccccaaaatcaAGCCCCTGTGAGATGCAGACACAGACTTCAGAACACATGGTGCCCAATCTTAAAAGGGACCTCAGACTTAAATGTCACAGTTTCAGCAGCAGACTCCAGGGGCTGATGAACAGGTGTTAGGGTGGGGTCCTGTTGTTGGGGATGTTCTGGACTCCTCTCCCACTGCCACCCACTCCGTATGATGGCACAGCCCCTTGCCTGATCCCGGAGGCCATGAGCTGAGATCATGAACACTCTTGGGGCCTGTGGAGCCCACCCAGAACCCGACTCAGAGTTTTCCCTCCCAGGTCCTCCCTCCTTGCCCCACTGCGGCcatggggttggggtggggccaCTGAGTCAGAAGTATGTCCAGGACCCCCTCTCTCTTCTTCATTGACGTAGAGGGGGGAGTCCTCCCTTGTCCCTAGACCCTGATGTTAATGCCTTTAACTCCAAGTTCCACTCAATTGTCCCCTGTTTCTGGACCCCACGAAGGGTCTTCTCAGAGCCCTCAGTTCCAACACAGTCATCCTCCTGTCCCAGGGTGCAGACGTAGAGATCATATCTTACtgcctatgtgaccttggacaggcaAGTCCCCTTCTTGAGCGTCTGTTTCCTCATTCATCAACAGCCCAGCCCCCTGTGGTAGCCAAGATTCTTCTAGTTGCAAGTGCCACAGACTCCACTGCAAGCTAACTTGAGCAAAAGTAAAAGGAAGTTTCTGGATTATGTAACGGAGAGGCCCAGGGTTAGAATAACAGACTCaggtatggctggatccagggtCTCAAATTATGTCTCCAGGACCTGACTCCTTCTTCGGTCTGATTTCCTCAGTGCTGCCTTCATTCTCAAGCAGGTTCTCCCCTATCACAGGCCCTGGCTTACATCCTTCCAGCCTGACAGTGCcagtgaagggaaaaaaggaaagaatgccttttttttcccccctggtTAACCCAACAATCGTGCCAAGCTTGAGTTTCATTGGCTGAGTCTGGCTCATTTGCCCGCCCCAATGCCAAATCTTAGACCCTGATGGGCTGGGCCTGGATCCTAGGTCCATTCTAAACCAATTCCCGGTTTAAGGTTGGCTGGACTTGAGACATATTGTCTTTCTTACAGGAAAATCGAGACTATTACCCCATGAAAGTGGCTGGTCAGGAAACTTCACGGAGCCCTGTCAGGCCACAGTGACACGGTTGATGTGGGCTTCCGGTTTCGTGGCTCCCTTTTTCCCCCCTCTCTCCCCCACCGAAGTCGAGAGGGCTGGAGCCTGGTCTAAGCCCCGCCTGAGCCAGAGAAACGTGCAACGATAAAGCCCCGCCCCCTGCAGCCGTCCATCAGAGTAGAGTCAGCTCCCCATTGGTCCGTTTCCTCCGCGGCTGCTACATCAAAAGGCGGTCTAATGGCTCAATGGGGGAGAGAAGTTAGCATCGAATTACCACCAAAT
The Equus caballus isolate H_3958 breed thoroughbred chromosome 7, TB-T2T, whole genome shotgun sequence genome window above contains:
- the RETN gene encoding resistin, with the translated sequence MKALSVLLLPALGLLVCGETLCPVDEAINAKIGTGITSLILGVIRQVNLDCRSISNRGDLATCPRGFAVTGCTCGSACGSWDVRAETTCHCQCAGIDWTGARCCRMQIAA